One genomic window of Halolamina sediminis includes the following:
- a CDS encoding DUF371 domain-containing protein — translation MNDADATSTETGHVERIRARGHENVSGEHGSTVEVTTDDWLTPAGDCIVGVEADTTPADFDDTFVDACQSSEATITAEFAVDSGGETLTDTITGRGDPEITFEGDRSLVGRTSEYVDGRTVFVGADGAAADLDRELIDALADGAALTLTLTVEPGES, via the coding sequence ATGAACGACGCGGACGCGACGAGCACCGAAACGGGCCACGTCGAGCGAATTCGCGCGCGTGGCCACGAGAACGTCTCCGGCGAGCACGGGAGCACCGTCGAGGTGACCACGGACGACTGGCTCACCCCCGCCGGCGACTGTATCGTCGGCGTCGAAGCCGACACGACCCCAGCCGACTTCGACGACACATTCGTCGACGCCTGCCAGTCGAGCGAAGCGACGATCACTGCCGAGTTCGCGGTCGACTCCGGCGGGGAGACGCTGACGGACACGATCACCGGCCGAGGCGACCCGGAAATCACCTTCGAGGGCGACCGGAGCCTCGTCGGCCGGACCAGCGAGTACGTCGACGGTCGAACTGTCTTCGTCGGCGCCGACGGCGCCGCCGCGGATCTGGACCGGGAGCTGATCGACGCGCTGGCCGACGGCGCGGCGCTGACGCTGACGCTGACCGTCGAACCCGGCGAGAGCTGA
- the meaB gene encoding methylmalonyl Co-A mutase-associated GTPase MeaB, protein MNAAAETELVEELLDGKHRALARVISKVENRAPGYRDIVSQLHEHTGHADVIGVTGSPGAGKSTLVDKLAKQYRDRGETVGVIAVDPSSPYTGGAVLGDRIRMASNVGDMDVFFRSMSARGTLGGLSMATSDAIKALDAFGKDRIIVETVGAGQNEVDIVRTADTVVVLVQPGSGDDVQMLKAGILEIGDIFVVNKADMDGASRTVADLEEMLHMERDPTAKLDTGGFEKPDHPDEDDLPVDGADADDDDDIWEPMVLETIAKSGEGVDELLETLDDHSAWLDETGRREAKAKQRYAAEIRQLLRADVADLIDDELARRGGVEAMAERVVDRETDPYTVADDVLGPIEDCVEEQRE, encoded by the coding sequence ATGAACGCGGCCGCAGAGACCGAGCTGGTCGAGGAGCTGCTCGACGGCAAGCACCGGGCGCTGGCCCGCGTGATATCGAAGGTCGAGAACCGCGCGCCGGGCTACCGCGACATCGTCTCCCAGCTCCACGAGCACACCGGCCACGCCGACGTGATCGGCGTCACGGGCTCGCCCGGTGCGGGGAAGTCGACGCTGGTGGACAAGCTCGCCAAACAGTACCGCGACCGCGGGGAGACCGTCGGCGTGATCGCGGTCGACCCCTCCTCGCCGTACACCGGCGGTGCGGTACTCGGCGACCGCATCCGGATGGCCAGCAACGTCGGCGACATGGACGTGTTCTTCCGCTCGATGTCCGCCCGCGGCACACTTGGCGGGCTCTCGATGGCCACCTCGGACGCGATCAAGGCGCTCGACGCGTTCGGCAAGGACCGAATCATCGTCGAGACCGTCGGGGCCGGGCAGAACGAGGTCGACATCGTCCGCACCGCCGACACCGTGGTCGTGTTGGTTCAGCCCGGCTCGGGCGACGACGTCCAGATGCTCAAGGCCGGCATCCTCGAGATCGGCGACATCTTCGTCGTCAACAAGGCTGACATGGACGGCGCGAGCCGGACCGTCGCGGACTTAGAGGAGATGCTCCACATGGAGCGCGACCCGACGGCGAAGCTCGATACGGGGGGCTTCGAGAAGCCAGACCATCCCGACGAGGACGACCTGCCCGTCGACGGCGCCGACGCGGACGACGACGACGATATCTGGGAGCCGATGGTGCTCGAAACCATCGCGAAATCCGGCGAGGGCGTCGACGAACTGCTCGAGACGCTCGACGACCACTCGGCGTGGCTCGACGAGACCGGCCGGCGGGAAGCGAAGGCCAAGCAGCGCTACGCCGCCGAGATCCGCCAACTGCTCCGGGCCGACGTGGCGGACCTGATCGACGACGAACTCGCCCGACGGGGCGGTGTCGAGGCGATGGCCGAACGCGTGGTCGATCGTGAGACCGATCCCTACACGGTCGCGGACGACGTGCTCGGTCCGATCGAGGACTGTGTCGAGGAGCAGCGGGAGTAG
- a CDS encoding NAD-dependent epimerase/dehydratase family protein: MSDTALVVGGTRFVGRHTVEELLDHDYSVTLFNRGESDDPFTDRTGVEAVHGDRADREALEGARDTAEPDIVIDTCAYHPGEVETATEVFADADAYVYVSSGSAYDAPDVPLREGETALHDCTPEQATDDSPESYGPRKAEGDRVVARAAERGVNAMAVRPMLVYGPHDYTERFAYWTDRVAEYDEVVVPFDGDSLLHRSYVGDVASALRIVAEDGEPGEAYNVADRNTFSLSQSLELAADALDTEVEIVQTGPSDLAAAGVDATDFPLYSPEPALAATEKLAALGWESTDPFEAVAGTARAHREHGRGGVENGPDRETEEEIIEAVREE, from the coding sequence ATGTCCGACACCGCACTCGTCGTCGGTGGTACCCGCTTCGTCGGCCGCCACACCGTCGAGGAACTGCTCGATCACGACTACAGCGTCACGCTGTTCAACCGTGGGGAGTCCGACGACCCGTTTACGGACCGCACGGGCGTCGAGGCGGTCCACGGCGACCGAGCCGACCGGGAGGCGCTCGAAGGCGCTCGCGACACCGCCGAGCCGGATATCGTGATCGACACCTGCGCGTACCACCCCGGCGAGGTGGAGACCGCAACCGAGGTGTTCGCCGACGCCGACGCGTACGTCTACGTCTCTTCCGGCTCGGCCTACGACGCGCCGGACGTGCCGCTGCGCGAGGGCGAAACGGCGCTCCACGACTGCACGCCCGAGCAGGCGACCGACGATTCGCCCGAGAGCTACGGTCCGCGGAAGGCCGAGGGCGACCGCGTCGTCGCCCGCGCAGCCGAGCGGGGGGTGAACGCGATGGCGGTCCGGCCGATGCTCGTCTACGGCCCCCACGACTACACCGAGCGCTTCGCCTACTGGACCGACCGCGTGGCGGAGTACGACGAGGTGGTCGTCCCGTTCGACGGCGACAGCCTGCTCCACCGTTCCTACGTCGGAGACGTCGCGAGCGCGCTCCGGATCGTCGCCGAGGACGGCGAGCCCGGCGAGGCGTACAACGTTGCCGACCGGAACACGTTCTCGCTCTCGCAGTCGCTCGAACTGGCCGCCGACGCGCTGGATACGGAAGTCGAGATCGTCCAGACGGGGCCGAGTGATCTCGCGGCTGCGGGGGTCGACGCGACGGACTTCCCGCTGTACTCCCCGGAGCCTGCGCTGGCGGCGACTGAGAAGCTGGCTGCATTGGGGTGGGAGTCGACTGATCCGTTTGAGGCGGTGGCGGGGACGGCTCGCGCGCACCGCGAGCACGGGCGCGGCGGCGTCGAGAACGGTCCGGATCGGGAGACGGAGGAGGAGATTATCGAGGCAGTTCGGGAGGAGTGA
- a CDS encoding rubrerythrin-like domain-containing protein — translation MKDPWSEHISGEKVYECTDCLDHHTSSDRLTRCPECGGPVENISKARAE, via the coding sequence ATGAAAGACCCGTGGTCTGAGCATATCAGCGGAGAAAAAGTGTACGAATGTACAGATTGCCTCGATCACCACACCAGTTCGGACAGGCTGACTCGCTGTCCGGAGTGTGGCGGCCCGGTCGAGAACATCTCGAAAGCCCGCGCGGAGTGA
- a CDS encoding beta-CASP ribonuclease aCPSF1, which produces MSQVDTQLEELKSEIEAEIPSTISITDVKYEGPELVVYTRDPKEFAGDGNLVRQLASKLRKRITVRPDPDVLSRPAEAREKVMDVIPEEAGVEDLDFHEDTGEVVIEAEKPGMVIGRHGSTLREITREVGWTPEVVRTPPIESSTVSNVRNFLKQERQERREILERVGRQIHREEMADEQWVRITTLGCCREVGRAAFILNTAETRVLVDCGDKPGAEGEVPYLQIPEALGAGAQNLDAVVLTHAHLDHSALIPLLFKYGYDGPIYCTEPTRDLMGLLTLDYLDVAAKEGRTPPYDSAQVREAIKHCIPLEYGDVTDIAPDLKLTFHNAGHILGSAVSHFHVGDGLYNVAFSGDIHYDDTRLFNGAVNDFPRVEALVMESTYGGRNDYQTDQEDSERRLIEVINEAHEKGGKVLIPAFAVGRSQEIMLVIEEAMRTGKIPEMPVHLDGMIWEATAIHTTYPEYLRDDLQDRIFHEDENPFLAEQFNHIDGGEDERQEVVDEGPSIILSTSGMVTGGPIMSWLRHLGSDQDSTLTFVGYQAQGTLGRRIQNGWDEIPVSDFGSGRDGRSSKLTLKMDVETVDGFSGHADREGLMNFVRNMSPRPEKVLCVHGDESSVQDFSSALYHEFNMRTFAPKNLETFRFK; this is translated from the coding sequence ATGAGTCAAGTAGATACGCAACTCGAGGAGTTGAAAAGTGAGATCGAGGCAGAGATCCCGTCCACGATCTCCATTACCGACGTGAAGTACGAGGGGCCGGAGCTGGTGGTCTACACCCGCGACCCCAAGGAGTTCGCCGGCGACGGCAACCTGGTCCGCCAGCTCGCCTCCAAGCTTCGCAAGCGCATCACGGTCCGCCCGGATCCCGACGTGCTCTCGCGGCCCGCCGAGGCCCGCGAGAAGGTCATGGACGTGATCCCGGAGGAAGCCGGGGTCGAGGACCTGGACTTCCACGAGGACACCGGCGAGGTCGTCATCGAGGCCGAGAAGCCCGGTATGGTGATCGGCCGACACGGCTCCACGCTCCGGGAGATCACCCGCGAAGTGGGCTGGACCCCCGAGGTCGTCCGCACGCCGCCGATCGAGTCCTCCACCGTCTCGAACGTCCGGAACTTCCTGAAGCAGGAACGGCAGGAGCGCCGCGAGATCCTCGAACGCGTCGGCCGGCAGATTCACCGCGAGGAGATGGCCGACGAGCAGTGGGTCCGGATCACCACGCTAGGCTGCTGTCGCGAGGTCGGTCGCGCCGCGTTCATCCTCAACACCGCGGAGACGCGCGTGCTGGTCGACTGCGGCGACAAGCCTGGTGCCGAGGGCGAGGTGCCGTACCTCCAGATCCCCGAGGCGCTGGGCGCCGGCGCCCAGAACCTCGACGCGGTCGTGCTGACCCACGCCCACCTCGACCACTCCGCGCTGATCCCTCTCCTCTTCAAGTACGGCTACGACGGCCCGATCTACTGCACGGAGCCGACGCGGGACCTGATGGGGCTGCTCACGCTCGACTACCTCGACGTGGCCGCGAAGGAGGGTCGCACGCCCCCGTACGACTCCGCGCAGGTGCGCGAGGCCATCAAGCACTGCATCCCGCTGGAGTACGGCGACGTGACCGACATCGCGCCCGACCTGAAGCTCACGTTCCACAACGCGGGCCACATCCTCGGCTCGGCCGTCTCGCACTTCCACGTCGGCGACGGGCTGTACAACGTCGCGTTCTCGGGCGACATCCACTACGACGACACGCGGCTGTTCAACGGCGCGGTCAACGACTTCCCCAGGGTCGAGGCGCTGGTGATGGAGTCCACCTACGGCGGCCGGAACGACTACCAAACCGATCAGGAGGACTCCGAACGCCGGCTGATCGAGGTGATCAACGAAGCCCACGAGAAGGGCGGGAAGGTGTTGATCCCGGCGTTCGCGGTCGGGCGGTCACAGGAGATCATGCTCGTCATCGAGGAGGCGATGCGGACCGGGAAGATCCCGGAGATGCCGGTCCACCTCGACGGGATGATCTGGGAGGCGACGGCGATCCACACCACCTATCCCGAGTACCTGCGTGACGACCTGCAGGACCGCATCTTCCACGAGGACGAGAACCCGTTCCTCGCCGAACAGTTCAACCACATCGACGGCGGCGAGGACGAGCGCCAGGAGGTCGTCGACGAGGGACCGTCGATCATCCTCTCCACCTCCGGGATGGTCACCGGCGGGCCGATCATGTCGTGGCTGCGCCACCTCGGCAGCGATCAGGACTCCACGCTCACCTTCGTCGGCTACCAGGCCCAGGGGACCCTCGGCCGGCGTATCCAGAACGGCTGGGACGAGATCCCCGTCTCGGACTTCGGATCCGGCCGCGACGGTCGCAGTTCGAAGCTCACGCTGAAGATGGACGTCGAGACCGTCGACGGCTTCTCCGGCCACGCCGACCGCGAGGGGCTGATGAACTTCGTCCGGAACATGAGTCCGCGCCCGGAGAAGGTGCTCTGTGTCCACGGCGACGAGAGTTCCGTGCAGGACTTCTCCTCGGCGCTGTACCACGAGTTCAACATGCGCACGTTCGCGCCGAAGAACTTGGAGACGTTCCGGTTCAAATAG
- a CDS encoding competence/damage-inducible protein A, which translates to MEVAIVTVGDEILAGDTRNTNAERVARRLHERGATVARMLTIPDDRELIAEIVDDWRREFDAVVVGGGLGGTHDDVTMGAVTDAFGRELVLEAEVREDLLQQMADYEGVDRADLDPDEIDLDLEAWGATPAGGRPLLNPVGLCPGAAVENVYVFPGPPAEFEAMFDLVSGEFGGDAVSETLATTAPEGSLTDTLAEFRERFDLVVGSYPSTEGTNRLKVTGRDPDTVAEGIEWLRERVSTPE; encoded by the coding sequence ATGGAGGTGGCTATCGTCACGGTCGGTGACGAGATCCTCGCCGGCGACACGCGGAACACCAACGCCGAGCGGGTCGCTCGCCGGCTGCACGAACGCGGTGCGACCGTCGCCCGGATGCTCACGATCCCCGACGACCGCGAGTTGATCGCGGAGATCGTCGACGACTGGCGCCGCGAGTTCGACGCCGTCGTCGTCGGCGGCGGCCTCGGCGGCACCCACGACGACGTGACGATGGGCGCCGTGACCGACGCGTTCGGCCGCGAACTCGTGCTCGAAGCGGAGGTCCGGGAGGACCTGCTCCAACAGATGGCCGACTACGAGGGCGTGGACCGCGCCGACCTCGATCCCGACGAGATCGACCTCGATCTCGAAGCGTGGGGAGCGACGCCCGCCGGTGGACGACCCCTCCTCAACCCCGTGGGGCTCTGTCCGGGTGCGGCCGTCGAGAACGTCTACGTGTTCCCGGGCCCGCCCGCGGAGTTCGAGGCGATGTTCGACCTCGTCAGCGGGGAGTTCGGCGGCGACGCAGTGAGCGAGACGCTCGCGACGACCGCGCCGGAGGGCTCGCTAACCGACACGCTCGCGGAGTTCCGCGAGCGGTTCGACCTCGTGGTGGGGAGCTACCCCTCCACCGAGGGGACCAACCGCCTGAAAGTCACCGGGCGCGACCCCGACACCGTCGCCGAGGGGATCGAGTGGCTCCGGGAGCGCGTGTCGACTCCGGAGTAG
- a CDS encoding 8-oxo-dGTP diphosphatase encodes MFEDDPVGELPAATLCHLVVGAAGDEQSAGDEDTETLLIHKKRGVGSGQWVGPGGKVEEAETPKECVVREVREEVGIDVLDPEKAGEFVYRSDDWDAVVHVFRVTEYAGTPEETDEADPEWFSVDDLPFDEMWPTDREWLPVVLDGGTFRGRFVYENSEPRDVTVETGVPFPGER; translated from the coding sequence GTGTTCGAGGACGACCCCGTCGGCGAACTGCCCGCGGCGACGCTGTGTCACCTCGTCGTCGGTGCGGCCGGCGACGAACAGTCGGCCGGCGACGAGGACACTGAAACGCTCCTCATCCACAAGAAACGCGGCGTCGGCAGCGGGCAGTGGGTCGGCCCCGGCGGGAAAGTCGAGGAGGCCGAGACGCCCAAGGAGTGCGTGGTCCGTGAAGTCCGCGAAGAGGTCGGTATCGACGTGCTCGACCCGGAGAAGGCCGGGGAGTTCGTCTACCGCTCGGACGACTGGGACGCCGTCGTCCACGTGTTCCGCGTGACCGAGTACGCGGGCACGCCCGAGGAGACCGACGAGGCCGACCCCGAGTGGTTTTCCGTCGACGACCTCCCGTTCGACGAGATGTGGCCGACCGACCGCGAGTGGCTGCCCGTCGTACTCGACGGCGGGACGTTCCGTGGGCGGTTCGTCTACGAAAACAGCGAGCCGCGGGACGTGACCGTCGAGACCGGCGTGCCGTTCCCGGGCGAGCGCTGA
- a CDS encoding SHOCT domain-containing protein, producing the protein MSSNTDGERLGLLLLAGLGVLVLFPALFMGFGMMGAGGMMGGAWGGHMWDGGGATGWFPLVGLVMQLLFLLVVVGGAYLLFRAVAGDDGTDPAIEELRSAYARGDLNEEEYERRREALERNGEG; encoded by the coding sequence ATGTCCTCGAACACCGACGGCGAACGGCTCGGGCTGCTACTGCTCGCCGGCCTCGGCGTCCTCGTCCTGTTCCCCGCCCTGTTCATGGGGTTCGGAATGATGGGCGCCGGCGGGATGATGGGCGGGGCGTGGGGCGGCCACATGTGGGACGGCGGCGGCGCGACGGGCTGGTTCCCGCTCGTCGGGCTCGTGATGCAACTGCTGTTCCTGCTCGTCGTGGTCGGCGGCGCCTACCTGCTCTTCCGTGCGGTCGCGGGTGACGATGGAACCGACCCCGCGATCGAGGAGCTGCGCTCGGCGTACGCCCGCGGCGATCTGAACGAGGAGGAGTACGAACGGCGGCGCGAGGCGCTGGAGCGCAACGGAGAGGGGTGA
- a CDS encoding cobalamin B12-binding domain-containing protein yields the protein MSADQEQRTIRCLVAKVGLDGHDRGAHVIARAFRDAGFEVIYSGLHRAPEEIVQAAVQEDVDVLGISILSGAHNTLVPKVIEGLKEYDAFDDTLVLVGGIIPDEDKEKLLELGVAEVFGPGTPMEETVEFVEEHAPER from the coding sequence ATGAGCGCAGATCAGGAGCAACGAACCATCCGCTGTCTCGTCGCCAAAGTCGGGCTCGACGGTCACGACCGTGGCGCCCACGTGATCGCGCGGGCGTTCCGCGACGCCGGCTTCGAGGTCATCTACTCCGGGCTCCATCGCGCGCCCGAGGAGATCGTCCAGGCGGCGGTCCAGGAGGACGTCGACGTGCTCGGGATCTCGATCCTCTCGGGCGCACACAACACGCTGGTTCCCAAAGTGATCGAGGGGCTGAAGGAGTACGACGCGTTCGACGACACGCTCGTGCTCGTCGGCGGGATCATCCCCGACGAGGACAAGGAGAAACTGCTGGAGTTGGGCGTCGCGGAGGTGTTCGGCCCCGGCACGCCGATGGAGGAGACCGTCGAGTTCGTCGAGGAGCACGCACCCGAGCGATGA
- the proS gene encoding proline--tRNA ligase → MSDDDQTLGITESKEYATGDWYAEVCRKAGLTNYGPEGMSGFIVARPRAYGLWERVQGELDARFKDTGVQNAYFPLFIPESYLEREKDIVEGFDPEVAWVTHGGHEELEERLAVRPTSESIIAPYMSQWIRSHRDLPLRVNQWASVVRWEATETKPFFRTKEFLWQEGHTAHETDEEAWEETLTRLDQYEEVYEDVLAIPVMRGQKPDHDKFPGADTTTTVEALMPDGKSVQGATSHHLGQSFAEAFDITYSDEDEEERVAHTTSWGFSWRSLGALIMTHSDEQGLVLPPTLAPEQVVIVPIYQSDTKEEVLDYAEGVADDLEDAGVRVELDDRDERNPGFKFNEWELKGVPVRFEIGPHEVEDGEITAVHRPDGEEVTLERDGVTESVRDELDTVYAKLFAEAEENIEENVRDADDRAGILGTLGQHGGYVKAPWCGDEACEEEIADQMAAEIVMVPFPDDEEKHHDDVLDDDAACAVCGDDADETAYFAKSY, encoded by the coding sequence ATGAGCGACGACGACCAGACGCTCGGGATCACCGAGTCCAAGGAGTACGCGACCGGCGACTGGTACGCCGAAGTCTGTCGGAAGGCGGGGCTGACCAACTACGGCCCGGAGGGGATGTCCGGGTTCATCGTCGCCCGCCCGCGGGCGTACGGCCTCTGGGAGCGAGTACAGGGCGAACTCGACGCCCGGTTCAAGGACACCGGCGTCCAGAACGCCTACTTTCCGCTGTTCATTCCCGAATCCTACCTCGAACGCGAGAAGGACATCGTCGAGGGGTTCGACCCCGAAGTCGCGTGGGTCACCCACGGCGGCCACGAGGAACTGGAGGAGCGGCTCGCGGTCCGACCCACCTCCGAGTCCATCATCGCGCCGTACATGTCTCAGTGGATCCGCAGCCACCGTGACCTCCCCCTCCGAGTCAATCAGTGGGCCTCGGTGGTTCGCTGGGAGGCGACAGAGACGAAGCCGTTCTTCCGCACCAAGGAGTTCCTCTGGCAGGAGGGCCACACCGCCCACGAGACCGACGAGGAGGCGTGGGAGGAGACGCTCACCCGCCTCGACCAGTACGAGGAGGTGTACGAGGACGTGCTCGCGATCCCCGTGATGCGCGGGCAGAAGCCCGACCACGACAAGTTCCCCGGGGCCGACACGACGACGACCGTCGAGGCGCTGATGCCCGACGGGAAGTCGGTGCAGGGCGCGACCTCCCACCACCTCGGCCAGTCGTTCGCGGAGGCGTTCGACATCACCTACAGCGACGAGGACGAGGAAGAGCGCGTCGCCCACACGACCTCGTGGGGGTTCTCCTGGCGTTCGCTGGGCGCGCTGATCATGACTCACTCCGACGAGCAGGGGCTCGTACTCCCCCCGACGCTCGCGCCCGAGCAGGTCGTGATCGTCCCCATCTACCAGTCCGACACCAAGGAGGAAGTGCTCGACTACGCCGAGGGCGTCGCCGACGACCTCGAGGACGCCGGCGTCCGCGTCGAACTCGACGACCGCGACGAGCGCAACCCCGGGTTCAAGTTCAACGAGTGGGAGCTCAAGGGCGTCCCCGTCCGCTTCGAGATCGGGCCCCACGAGGTCGAGGACGGCGAGATCACGGCGGTCCACCGCCCCGACGGCGAGGAGGTCACGCTCGAGCGCGACGGCGTCACCGAGTCGGTCCGTGACGAACTCGACACCGTCTACGCCAAGCTGTTCGCAGAAGCGGAGGAGAACATCGAGGAGAACGTCCGCGACGCCGACGATCGTGCGGGCATCCTCGGCACGCTCGGCCAGCACGGCGGCTACGTGAAGGCGCCGTGGTGCGGCGACGAGGCCTGCGAGGAGGAGATCGCCGACCAGATGGCCGCCGAGATCGTGATGGTTCCGTTCCCCGACGACGAGGAGAAACACCACGACGACGTGCTCGACGACGACGCGGCGTGTGCGGTCTGTGGCGACGACGCCGACGAGACGGCGTACTTCGCGAAGTCCTACTGA
- a CDS encoding endonuclease III domain-containing protein, producing MNDDAEERADEPSRNISGGPDGGGEAVTAVDDGEPASRAEAVVDELGEMYWQKAYGGREGFECLVRTILSQNTSDKASQPAHNSLMSRYGSPASGAGEEGGDETDLAESLAAAAQDELAETISSAGLYNQKSETIIRLAGRVVEGYGGADGFDEFVKSGDPGDVRETLLEMKGVGPKTADCVLLFSGGRNGVFPVDTHVHRIARRMGLAPADADHEQVRRAIDAAVPGEKCGFGHTAMIQFGREYCTAREPACLDGPEACPLVEYCDQVGVDELSGEVVDPAEVVDS from the coding sequence ATGAACGACGACGCCGAGGAGCGTGCGGACGAGCCATCGAGGAACATCAGTGGCGGCCCGGACGGCGGCGGGGAAGCGGTCACGGCCGTCGACGACGGCGAACCAGCCAGTCGGGCCGAGGCAGTCGTCGACGAACTCGGCGAGATGTACTGGCAGAAGGCCTACGGCGGCCGGGAGGGGTTCGAGTGTCTGGTCCGGACGATCCTGAGTCAGAACACCAGCGACAAGGCCAGCCAGCCGGCCCACAACAGTCTCATGAGCCGGTACGGCTCGCCGGCGAGTGGAGCCGGCGAGGAGGGAGGTGACGAGACCGACCTCGCCGAGTCCCTCGCCGCCGCCGCACAGGACGAACTCGCCGAAACGATCTCCTCCGCAGGGCTGTACAATCAGAAATCGGAGACGATCATCCGCCTCGCCGGCCGCGTCGTCGAGGGGTACGGTGGCGCCGACGGCTTCGACGAGTTCGTGAAGTCCGGCGACCCCGGCGACGTCCGGGAGACACTCTTGGAGATGAAGGGCGTCGGCCCGAAGACGGCCGACTGCGTGCTACTGTTCTCCGGGGGTCGCAACGGCGTCTTCCCCGTCGACACGCACGTCCACCGGATCGCCCGCCGGATGGGGCTCGCGCCCGCCGACGCCGACCACGAGCAGGTCCGACGGGCCATCGATGCCGCCGTCCCCGGCGAGAAGTGCGGGTTCGGCCACACCGCGATGATCCAGTTCGGCCGGGAGTACTGCACCGCTCGCGAGCCGGCGTGTCTCGACGGCCCGGAGGCGTGCCCGCTGGTGGAGTACTGCGATCAGGTCGGCGTCGACGAACTGTCGGGCGAGGTCGTCGATCCGGCCGAGGTCGTCGACAGTTGA
- a CDS encoding DMT family transporter, producing MAWYLLLAAGLFEVAWAIGLEYSDGLTKPIPTAGTVLALVASMILLAKAVEQLPVGTAYAVWTGIGAVGTALLGIALFDEPATASRLAFIGVIVVGIVGLHSVST from the coding sequence ATGGCGTGGTACCTCCTGCTCGCGGCGGGGCTGTTCGAGGTGGCGTGGGCGATCGGACTGGAATACTCCGACGGGCTGACGAAGCCGATTCCGACCGCGGGTACCGTGCTCGCACTCGTGGCGTCGATGATCCTGCTCGCGAAAGCCGTTGAACAGCTTCCCGTCGGAACCGCCTACGCGGTCTGGACCGGGATCGGTGCGGTCGGAACCGCCCTGCTGGGGATCGCGCTGTTCGACGAGCCGGCGACGGCCTCGCGGCTGGCGTTCATCGGCGTGATCGTCGTGGGTATCGTCGGACTCCACTCGGTCTCGACCTGA